A single region of the Mycobacterium lentiflavum genome encodes:
- the fadD3 gene encoding 3-((3aS,4S,7aS)-7a-methyl-1,5-dioxo-octahydro-1H-inden-4-yl)propanoate--CoA ligase FadD3, protein MTGDPRTVPAALDRFVDQFPDQAALITEDRSFTATELRDEVHRAAAALIALGVEHGDRVAIWSPNTWHWVVACLAIHHAGAAMVPLNTRYTASEASDILARTGAPVLFGMGQFLGNDRLGDLDRAALPALRHIVRIPIDVPETGAGTWDEFIEKGTDADAVIARAAAVMPDDLSDILFTSGTTGRSKGVLCAHRQSLSASASWAANGKISSDDRYLCINPFFHNFGYKAGILACLQTGATLIPHLTFDPLRALQAIEQHRITVLPGPPTIYQTLLDHPARGDYDLSSLRFAVTGAATVPVVLVERMQSELDIDIVLTAYGLTEANGMGTSCRADDDAVTVATTCGRPFAGFELRIDSTTPGESGEVLLRGPNVMLGYLDDPEATAAAVDADGWLHTGDIGVLDTNGNLRITDRLKDMYICGGFNVYPAEVEQVLARMDGVADAAVIGVPDERLGEVGRAFLVTRPGASLDEQSVIAYTREHLANFKAPRSVRFVDELPRNAGGKVLKSQLREWA, encoded by the coding sequence ATGACCGGCGATCCGCGCACTGTGCCCGCGGCGTTGGACCGTTTCGTCGACCAATTCCCGGACCAGGCGGCGCTGATCACCGAGGACAGGTCCTTCACCGCGACCGAGCTGCGCGACGAGGTGCACCGCGCGGCCGCGGCACTGATCGCGCTCGGCGTCGAACACGGAGACCGGGTGGCCATCTGGTCGCCGAACACTTGGCATTGGGTGGTCGCGTGTCTGGCGATTCACCACGCCGGCGCCGCGATGGTGCCGTTGAACACCCGTTACACCGCCTCGGAGGCCAGCGACATCCTGGCGCGCACCGGTGCACCGGTGCTGTTCGGCATGGGGCAATTCCTCGGCAACGATCGGCTTGGCGACCTGGACCGCGCCGCGCTGCCCGCGTTGCGCCACATCGTGCGGATTCCGATCGACGTCCCGGAGACGGGGGCCGGAACCTGGGACGAATTCATCGAGAAGGGCACCGACGCCGACGCGGTGATCGCCCGGGCCGCCGCCGTCATGCCCGACGACCTCAGCGACATCCTGTTCACCTCCGGAACCACCGGCCGCAGCAAAGGCGTGCTGTGCGCGCACCGGCAATCGCTGTCGGCGTCGGCGTCGTGGGCCGCCAACGGCAAGATCAGCAGCGACGACCGCTACCTGTGCATCAACCCGTTCTTCCACAACTTCGGGTACAAGGCCGGCATCCTGGCGTGCCTGCAAACCGGGGCGACGCTGATCCCGCACCTGACGTTCGATCCGCTGCGCGCGCTGCAGGCGATCGAGCAGCACCGCATCACCGTATTGCCCGGGCCGCCAACGATTTACCAAACGCTGCTCGATCACCCGGCGCGCGGCGACTACGACCTGAGTTCACTGCGGTTCGCTGTCACAGGCGCCGCGACCGTTCCGGTTGTGTTGGTGGAGCGCATGCAGTCCGAGCTCGACATCGACATCGTGCTGACCGCCTACGGCCTGACCGAGGCCAACGGCATGGGCACCAGTTGCCGTGCCGACGACGACGCGGTGACGGTAGCGACCACCTGTGGCCGCCCGTTCGCCGGCTTCGAATTACGGATCGATTCAACAACTCCCGGCGAATCCGGTGAGGTGCTGCTGCGTGGGCCGAATGTCATGCTGGGCTACCTCGACGACCCGGAGGCCACCGCCGCGGCCGTCGACGCCGACGGCTGGCTGCACACCGGCGACATCGGCGTCCTCGACACGAACGGCAACCTGCGCATCACCGACCGCCTCAAGGACATGTACATCTGCGGTGGATTCAACGTCTACCCCGCCGAGGTCGAACAGGTCCTGGCCCGCATGGATGGGGTGGCCGACGCCGCGGTGATCGGGGTTCCCGACGAGCGCCTCGGCGAGGTCGGCCGGGCGTTCCTGGTGACCCGCCCCGGCGCGAGCCTCGACGAGCAGTCGGTAATCGCTTACACCCGAGAACATTTGGCGAACTTCAAGGCACCGCGGTCGGTGCGGTTCGTCGACGAATTGCCGCGCAATGCCGGCGGCAAGGTGCTCAAATCACAATTGCGAGAGTGGGCCTGA
- the ipdE2 gene encoding acyl-CoA dehydrogenase IpdE2 has protein sequence MSEERELLRETVAALVTKHANAAAVRAAIESERGYDESLWQLLCEQVGAAALVIPEELGGAGGELADAATVLQELGRALVPSPLLGTTLAELALLAAPEPDAQTLEALAAGTSIGALVFDADYVVNGDIADVVVAAADGELSRWTRFSVQPVTAMDPTRRLARVRPEDTADITALGPDPGLADTAAILLAAEQVGAAERCLELTVEYAKSRVQFGRPIGSFQALKHRMADLYVTIAAAKAVVNEACNDPTPTNAATARLAATEALCTVTSEGIQLHGGIAITWEHDMHLYFKRAHGSAQLLDSPREVLRRLESEVLETS, from the coding sequence GTGAGTGAAGAACGGGAACTGCTGCGCGAGACCGTCGCTGCGCTGGTCACCAAACACGCCAACGCCGCGGCCGTGCGAGCCGCGATCGAATCCGAGCGCGGGTATGACGAATCGCTGTGGCAGCTGCTGTGCGAGCAGGTCGGTGCCGCAGCGCTGGTGATACCCGAGGAGCTGGGCGGGGCCGGCGGTGAATTAGCCGATGCCGCAACGGTTCTGCAGGAGCTCGGCCGCGCCTTGGTGCCGTCGCCATTGCTGGGCACCACGCTGGCGGAGCTCGCACTGCTGGCCGCACCCGAGCCGGATGCCCAGACGCTGGAAGCCCTGGCCGCCGGCACCTCGATCGGGGCGCTGGTGTTCGACGCGGACTACGTCGTCAACGGCGACATCGCCGACGTCGTGGTCGCCGCGGCCGATGGGGAACTGAGCCGGTGGACCCGGTTCAGCGTGCAGCCCGTGACCGCGATGGACCCCACCCGACGACTGGCCCGAGTCCGGCCCGAAGACACCGCGGACATCACCGCGCTGGGCCCTGATCCGGGCCTGGCCGACACCGCGGCCATCCTGCTGGCGGCCGAGCAGGTCGGGGCCGCCGAACGCTGCCTGGAACTGACCGTCGAATACGCCAAGAGCCGAGTGCAATTCGGCAGGCCGATCGGCAGCTTCCAGGCACTCAAGCATCGGATGGCCGATCTGTATGTCACGATCGCCGCGGCCAAGGCCGTGGTGAACGAAGCATGCAACGACCCCACGCCCACCAACGCCGCAACGGCGCGGCTGGCCGCCACCGAGGCGCTGTGTACTGTGACGAGCGAGGGCATCCAGCTGCACGGGGGCATCGCGATCACCTGGGAGCACGACATGCACTTGTATTTCAAACGCGCACACGGCAGCGCGCAGCTGCTCGACTCGCCGCGAGAGGTGCTGCGCCGACTCGAATCCGAGGTGCTCGAAACGTCGTGA
- a CDS encoding acyl-CoA dehydrogenase family protein, translated as MKFALDEQQRDFAASIDAALGAADLPGVLRAWSDGDIAPGRKVWEQLANLGVTALIVPEKYDGLDAHPVDLVVALERLGRWCVPGPVAESIAVAPILLADDQRCAELSSGELIATVALPPHTPRAVDAQAAGLVLLATGENVGEADAGDCHRSVDPSRRLYDVAATGATWRADIQRAYEFGALATAAQLIGAAEALLNDTVAYAKQRAQFGRVIGSYQAIKHKLADVHIAIELARPLVYGAALSLQPRDVSAAKAAASDAGLLAARSALQTHGAIGFTQEYDLSLWLLRVQALRSAWGTPEAHRRRVLEAL; from the coding sequence GTGAAATTTGCGCTCGACGAGCAACAGCGCGACTTCGCGGCCAGCATCGACGCGGCCCTGGGTGCGGCGGACCTGCCCGGTGTGCTGCGCGCCTGGTCCGACGGCGACATCGCGCCTGGCCGCAAGGTGTGGGAGCAGCTGGCCAACCTCGGCGTCACCGCACTGATAGTGCCGGAGAAATACGATGGCCTTGACGCCCACCCCGTGGATCTGGTGGTCGCGCTCGAACGCCTCGGCCGTTGGTGTGTACCCGGTCCGGTCGCCGAATCCATCGCGGTGGCACCCATTTTGCTCGCCGACGACCAGCGTTGCGCCGAATTATCCTCCGGTGAACTGATCGCCACGGTCGCGCTGCCGCCGCACACCCCGCGCGCGGTGGACGCTCAAGCCGCCGGTCTGGTGCTGCTGGCCACCGGCGAGAACGTCGGCGAAGCGGACGCGGGTGACTGCCACCGGTCCGTCGACCCCAGCCGGCGCCTGTATGACGTGGCCGCGACCGGTGCGACCTGGCGGGCAGATATCCAGCGCGCCTATGAGTTCGGCGCACTGGCCACCGCGGCGCAGTTGATCGGGGCTGCTGAGGCCCTGCTGAATGACACCGTGGCATACGCCAAGCAGCGCGCGCAGTTCGGCCGGGTGATCGGCTCCTACCAGGCGATCAAGCACAAGCTGGCCGACGTGCATATCGCGATCGAACTGGCGCGCCCGCTGGTCTACGGCGCCGCCTTGTCGTTGCAACCCCGTGATGTGAGCGCGGCGAAAGCCGCGGCGTCCGATGCCGGCCTGCTGGCCGCGCGGTCGGCGTTGCAGACGCACGGCGCGATCGGTTTCACCCAGGAATACGACCTGTCACTATGGCTGCTGCGGGTGCAGGCGCTGCGGTCGGCCTGGGGCACGCCGGAGGCGCACCGGCGCCGAGTGCTGGAGGCATTGTGA
- a CDS encoding pyridoxal phosphate-dependent aminotransferase: MDVWLAAAERQRSHGDLVNLSAGQPSVGAPEPVRAAAAAAVQANQLGYTVALGIPELRAAIAANYQRLHGISVESDAVVVTTGSSGGFLLAFLACFDVGDRVALASPGYPCYRNILSALGCEVVEIPCGPETRFQPTAQMLAELDPPVRGVIVASPANPTGTVIPPEELAAIASWCDASGVRLISDEVYHGLVYEGAPQTSSAWQTSRNAVVVNSFSKYYAMTGWRLGWLLVPPELRRAVDCLTGNFTICPPVLPQIAAVAAFTPQATAEAEGNLNHYSVNRSLLLDGLRGIGIDRLAPTDGAFYVYADVSDFTDDSLAFCSKLLADTGVAIAPGIDFDTARGNRFVRLSFAGPTSDIEKALRRIGPWLSVSG, translated from the coding sequence ATGGATGTCTGGCTGGCGGCCGCGGAGCGCCAGCGCAGCCACGGCGATCTGGTCAATCTCTCGGCGGGGCAACCCAGCGTGGGCGCTCCGGAGCCGGTCCGGGCCGCTGCGGCAGCGGCCGTACAAGCCAACCAGCTGGGTTACACCGTCGCCCTGGGCATTCCCGAGCTGCGCGCTGCTATCGCGGCGAATTACCAACGCCTGCACGGTATCTCGGTCGAATCCGACGCGGTAGTAGTCACCACGGGATCCTCGGGCGGGTTCTTGCTGGCATTTCTGGCGTGCTTTGACGTCGGGGATCGGGTCGCGCTGGCCAGCCCCGGCTATCCATGCTACCGAAACATCCTGTCCGCGTTGGGATGTGAGGTCGTGGAGATACCGTGCGGCCCGGAGACCCGATTCCAGCCCACCGCGCAGATGCTCGCCGAACTCGACCCGCCGGTGCGCGGTGTCATCGTGGCGAGTCCGGCCAATCCCACTGGCACCGTCATACCGCCCGAAGAGCTGGCGGCGATCGCATCGTGGTGCGACGCGTCCGGTGTCCGGCTGATCAGCGATGAGGTCTATCACGGGTTGGTCTACGAGGGCGCCCCGCAAACCAGTAGCGCCTGGCAAACCTCGCGAAATGCAGTGGTAGTAAACAGCTTTTCCAAGTACTACGCGATGACCGGCTGGCGGCTGGGCTGGTTGCTGGTGCCGCCCGAGCTGCGCCGCGCGGTGGACTGCCTGACCGGCAACTTCACCATCTGCCCGCCGGTGCTCCCGCAGATCGCCGCGGTCGCCGCGTTCACACCGCAGGCAACCGCCGAAGCCGAAGGCAACCTGAACCACTACTCGGTCAACCGCTCGCTGCTGCTGGACGGACTGCGCGGAATCGGTATCGACCGGCTAGCTCCGACCGACGGTGCGTTCTACGTCTACGCCGACGTCTCGGACTTCACCGACGACTCGCTGGCATTCTGTTCAAAACTGTTGGCCGACACCGGCGTTGCGATCGCTCCCGGTATCGACTTCGACACCGCGCGAGGCAACAGGTTCGTCCGGCTATCGTTCGCCGGACCGACTAGCGACATCGAGAAAGCCCTGCGGCGAATCGGGCCGTGGCTGTCGGTCAGCGGTTGA
- a CDS encoding fatty acyl-AMP ligase: MATSDDAERFASREAAIVVPEGLTLTSYFDKNRAEHGDRPAYRFLDYSHEPDGRPVVLSWNQLWVRVCSIGARLQQVTKPGDRVAILAPQGLDYVAAFFGSVYAGNIAVPLFAPTMSGHAERLAAVLEDARPAAVLTTTTVAESVRTFIRTLAPNERPRMIAVDALPETLGAMFTGADLHTDDVAYLQYTSGSTRSPAGVEITHRSVYTNAMQMVMTGGLDVDVRTVSWLPLFHDMGLMMIMFTAFFGAHVTIMDPMAFLRRPYRWIKQLGIESTHGRTFAAAPNFAFELTSERGLPPAGETLDLSNVVCILNGSEPVTMSAIEKFTNAFAPYGLPANAVKPSYGMAEATLSVASISQEAAASVIYLDREQLGAGRAVIVAADDPNAVAQVSCGQPIPDQWAVIADPDGAEVPDGTVGEIWLQGVNIGRGYFGREDETRRVFGNKLQSRLNRGSHAEGAADNGCWLATGDLGVYLDGELYLTGRIKDLIIIDGRNHYPFDIETTVSECSPAIRTGYVAAFSVPAEALGSTAGGSGEQLVIVAERAAGAGRTDLGQIADIVRAAISRNHQIRIADVRLVAAGTIPRTTSGKLVRSAARAEYLAGKFNR, encoded by the coding sequence GTGGCCACCTCGGACGATGCGGAACGTTTCGCGTCCCGCGAGGCCGCCATCGTCGTACCCGAAGGCCTGACGCTGACGTCGTACTTCGACAAAAACCGCGCCGAGCACGGGGACAGGCCGGCCTACCGTTTCCTTGACTACTCGCACGAACCAGATGGACGGCCCGTGGTGCTCAGCTGGAACCAGCTGTGGGTCCGGGTGTGTTCGATCGGCGCCCGGCTGCAGCAGGTCACCAAGCCGGGGGACCGGGTGGCGATCCTCGCGCCGCAGGGCCTCGACTACGTCGCGGCGTTCTTCGGCAGCGTCTATGCAGGCAATATCGCCGTGCCGCTGTTCGCGCCGACCATGTCCGGGCATGCCGAGCGGTTGGCCGCGGTGCTGGAAGATGCCCGGCCCGCGGCGGTATTGACCACCACCACCGTCGCCGAGTCTGTTCGCACGTTTATCCGGACGCTGGCGCCCAACGAGCGTCCGCGGATGATCGCGGTGGATGCGCTGCCGGAGACCCTCGGTGCGATGTTCACCGGTGCCGACCTGCACACCGACGACGTTGCCTACCTGCAGTACACCTCGGGTTCGACGCGGTCACCGGCGGGCGTGGAGATCACCCACCGCTCCGTCTACACCAACGCGATGCAGATGGTCATGACCGGCGGGCTGGACGTGGATGTCCGCACGGTGAGTTGGCTACCCCTGTTTCACGACATGGGGCTGATGATGATCATGTTCACGGCGTTCTTCGGGGCGCATGTCACGATCATGGATCCGATGGCGTTTCTGCGCCGGCCCTACCGCTGGATCAAGCAGTTGGGCATCGAGTCGACCCATGGCCGCACCTTCGCGGCGGCACCGAACTTTGCCTTCGAACTGACGTCCGAGCGCGGCTTGCCGCCGGCCGGCGAGACTCTCGACCTCAGCAACGTCGTGTGCATCCTCAACGGGTCCGAGCCCGTGACGATGTCGGCGATCGAGAAGTTCACCAATGCGTTTGCTCCCTACGGGCTGCCCGCGAATGCGGTCAAGCCGTCCTACGGGATGGCGGAGGCCACGCTCTCGGTGGCCAGTATCTCGCAGGAGGCCGCGGCGAGCGTGATCTACCTCGACCGCGAACAGCTCGGCGCCGGGCGCGCGGTGATCGTGGCAGCCGACGACCCCAACGCGGTCGCTCAGGTGTCCTGTGGGCAGCCGATCCCTGACCAGTGGGCGGTGATCGCCGACCCCGACGGCGCCGAGGTGCCCGACGGCACCGTGGGCGAAATCTGGTTGCAAGGCGTCAACATCGGCCGCGGCTATTTCGGACGCGAGGACGAAACGCGACGCGTGTTCGGCAACAAGCTGCAGTCCCGGCTCAACCGGGGCAGCCATGCCGAGGGTGCCGCCGACAACGGCTGCTGGTTGGCGACCGGCGATCTCGGCGTCTACCTGGACGGCGAGTTGTACCTGACCGGCCGGATCAAGGACCTGATCATCATCGACGGCCGCAACCACTACCCGTTCGACATCGAGACCACGGTCAGCGAGTGCTCGCCCGCGATCCGTACCGGCTACGTCGCCGCCTTCTCCGTTCCCGCCGAGGCGCTCGGATCCACCGCTGGTGGCTCCGGTGAGCAGCTGGTGATCGTGGCCGAGCGAGCCGCCGGCGCCGGACGTACCGACCTGGGTCAGATCGCCGACATTGTGCGGGCGGCGATTTCGCGCAACCACCAGATCCGCATCGCCGACGTGCGGCTGGTGGCCGCCGGCACCATTCCCCGCACTACCAGCGGCAAACTCGTCCGCAGTGCCGCGCGGGCCGAGTACCTCGCCGGCAAGTTCAACCGCTGA
- a CDS encoding acyl-CoA dehydrogenase family protein codes for MDLELDEETLAFAAEVRDFLAANAESIPTQSYDNAEGFAQHRHWDKVLFDAGLSVINWPKKYGGRDASLLHWVVFEEEYFRAGAPGRASANGISMLAPTLFAHGTEEQRDRILPKMASGEQIWAQAWSEPESGSDLASLRSTATKTEGGWLLNGQKIWSSRAPFAEMGFGLFRSDPSAQRHNGLTYFMFDLKAKGVTVRPIVQLGGDTGFGEIFLDDVFVPDEDVIGTPNDGWRAAMSTTSNERGMSLRSPARFLAAAERLVQLWKDNGSPTEFADRVADAWIKAQAYRLQTFGTVTRLAAGGELGAESSVTKVFWSDLDVAIHQTALDIRGADGELAGPWTDGLLFALGGPIYAGTNEIQRNIISERLLGLPREKSGGKK; via the coding sequence TTGGATCTGGAACTAGACGAAGAGACGCTGGCCTTCGCGGCCGAGGTGCGGGACTTCCTCGCGGCCAACGCCGAGTCGATCCCGACACAGTCGTATGACAACGCGGAAGGCTTTGCCCAGCACCGCCATTGGGACAAGGTGCTGTTCGACGCCGGGCTGTCGGTGATCAACTGGCCGAAGAAGTACGGCGGCCGCGACGCGTCACTGTTGCATTGGGTGGTGTTCGAGGAAGAGTACTTCCGCGCCGGAGCACCGGGTCGCGCCAGCGCCAACGGCATCTCGATGCTGGCACCGACGTTGTTCGCCCATGGCACCGAAGAGCAGCGGGATCGCATCCTGCCGAAAATGGCTAGCGGCGAACAGATCTGGGCGCAGGCATGGTCGGAGCCCGAATCCGGCAGCGACCTGGCGTCGTTGCGGTCCACCGCAACCAAGACCGAAGGCGGCTGGCTGCTGAACGGTCAGAAGATTTGGAGCTCGCGGGCCCCGTTCGCCGAGATGGGCTTTGGGCTGTTCCGCTCCGATCCTTCGGCGCAGCGGCATAACGGGTTGACCTACTTCATGTTCGACCTGAAGGCCAAGGGCGTGACCGTGCGGCCCATCGTCCAGCTGGGCGGGGACACCGGATTCGGTGAGATCTTCCTCGACGACGTCTTCGTGCCCGACGAGGATGTCATCGGCACCCCGAACGACGGCTGGCGCGCGGCCATGAGCACGACGAGCAACGAGCGCGGCATGTCGCTGCGCAGCCCGGCGCGCTTCCTGGCGGCCGCCGAACGGCTGGTGCAGCTGTGGAAGGACAACGGTTCCCCGACCGAATTCGCCGACCGGGTCGCCGACGCCTGGATCAAGGCGCAGGCCTACCGGCTGCAGACGTTCGGCACGGTGACCCGGCTGGCCGCCGGCGGTGAGCTGGGTGCCGAGTCCTCGGTGACGAAGGTGTTCTGGTCCGACCTCGACGTGGCGATCCACCAAACCGCGCTCGACATCCGGGGCGCCGACGGGGAGCTGGCCGGGCCGTGGACCGATGGCTTGCTGTTCGCGCTGGGCGGCCCAATCTATGCTGGTACCAACGAAATTCAGCGCAATATCATCTCCGAGCGGCTGCTGGGCCTGCCGCGCGAAAAGTCCGGAGGCAAGAAGTGA
- a CDS encoding arylamine N-acetyltransferase family protein — protein sequence MTLDLTAYFDRISHGGAVEPTLEVLQALMTAHTQTIPFENLDPMMGVPVDDLGPDTLIDKLVHRRRGGYCYEHNGLLGYVLAEIGFRVRRLTGRVIWMLPPDAAVPAQTHTVLAVTFPGSQGSYLVDVGFGGQTLTSPIRFEIGNIQQTTHEPYRLEDRGDGLVLQAELRGEWQSLYEFTTQTRPQIDLKMGSWYVSTNPASHFVTGLMVARVSGDTRINLSGRNLAIHRAGGTEKIVLDDAAAVIDSLSDRFGINIDDIGERGRLQARIAEILGN from the coding sequence ATGACACTGGATCTGACCGCGTACTTCGACCGCATCAGTCACGGCGGTGCCGTCGAGCCGACCCTCGAGGTGCTGCAGGCTCTGATGACCGCTCACACCCAGACCATCCCGTTCGAGAATCTCGATCCGATGATGGGAGTGCCGGTCGACGACCTGGGCCCGGACACCCTGATCGACAAGCTGGTGCACCGGCGCCGCGGCGGCTATTGCTACGAGCACAACGGGCTGCTGGGTTACGTGCTGGCCGAAATCGGCTTTCGGGTGCGGCGATTGACCGGGCGGGTGATCTGGATGCTGCCGCCCGACGCCGCGGTGCCGGCGCAGACCCACACCGTGTTGGCCGTGACGTTCCCCGGTTCGCAGGGGTCCTATCTCGTCGACGTCGGTTTCGGCGGCCAGACCCTGACGTCTCCGATTCGCTTCGAAATCGGCAACATCCAGCAGACCACGCACGAGCCCTATCGGCTGGAGGACCGCGGCGACGGCCTGGTGCTACAGGCCGAACTGCGCGGTGAATGGCAATCGCTGTACGAATTCACCACCCAAACCCGGCCGCAGATCGATCTGAAGATGGGTAGCTGGTATGTCTCGACAAACCCGGCCTCGCACTTCGTGACCGGCCTGATGGTCGCCCGGGTGAGCGGCGACACCCGGATCAATCTGTCCGGACGTAACCTGGCCATCCACCGCGCCGGCGGGACCGAAAAGATCGTTCTCGACGATGCGGCCGCGGTGATCGACTCCCTGAGCGACCGGTTCGGCATCAATATCGACGACATCGGCGAGCGCGGCCGGCTCCAAGCGCGCATCGCCGAAATCCTCGGCAATTGA